Below is a genomic region from Biomphalaria glabrata chromosome 3, xgBioGlab47.1, whole genome shotgun sequence.
ATGTGAACCGGGAAAGGATTTCATCTCAAGGCTGGATGAGGACTCGCTCTTCACCAGCCCCTCTGTCTGGAGTCCCCCTGCGACTAGATGATCATATAATCACATCCGTCTGGTCGTGGGACACTGTCCCTTGAGCCAGCGACACGGGTCCCCCCGTCCCCTGCGAGGCCGGAAGCCGAGCCCACGCGGGGGGGCCTCCACATGCCTATAATGTCCCACTGTCCCCGTGGGAGAACCATCACCGCCCGTATGATCCCAGTTGGGGAACGAAGCAATGGGGGTTTCGGACTGGTTAGCAAGCCtttctcacatccccaccacgtgcaATTACACTTgctagagcatacagtggtagctcactgggagccctGTTTGCTCTCGTTCTTAGCCTTTCCGTTTCCCCGGGCGGACGTTTCTACGCAGGTGCCACGCTTAGGCGACGGGCGCTGGAATCCTCCGTTACGAGAATTGCTAATAACTTCGTATGTATGCATTTTCACCAATCTTGGGCCACCAGTAAATCTTAATATTGTCAGGTTAAAATGTAGGTCCTAATGGTTTTGAACATAACGTAGCTTACTGCTTTGGGACATCGGAGTTTAGAAGATATCGTCATGGTGAAAGCTGAAGATCCCCACTGAAAAGAAGGTCACCAGTTGGTAAACTATGATCTGGGTCATAGGTCATACAGTAGATCAGGTGGATAAATGACCTATATGACATTGGTCGGTCCAGCCAAGACCTTGTTGGCTAATAGTAAAGTTATAATCAcggtatacatatttatatttggATCCAAACTGGTCacgaaaccccccccccctggttcTTTTGGGCGCACTGCTAATTGCTGAAAGCGAAATGTTAATTACTGCTTGACCTATTTGTTTTTGCTCTTAAGAAACTTTGTTGGTCACAATACCTATCGCTATTGTGGAGCTGAAATTTGTTTCGGATTATGAattaattatctagatctagtctatctagattctacagCTACCATGTCTTGGAGAGAAACAATTGAAATCTAGGCCAACATTGAAACCCATCCACACTGTACAAAACattatatagggaaaaaaaaagcaagatatagatctatatataaggTCAAAATATACAAGTGTAAAGCTCGGCTAgcaatctcccccccccctttttttttttaaattgtctaagAATGTGAaggaagaaacaagttagatTCAATCTACCGAAGATAACAGTTGGCTAAATGTGCAAGGTAACTGGGCTAAAGTAGGCCGCAACTCaaattacaactttttatttcctctaAAGCTCGAccttcataaaataaataaataaatgagcaTCTAGAATCTGAGCCATTAAATACGCTAGCATTACACGCAGGCTACTCGCCTTGATTTGTTCACaggatatatatattgtatagtaTATTTTAACGACCCCTGTAACATACTTTTAAGCGTTGAACGGCCAGTTCTTATTCTTCCTTTCTatatctccttctctctctctatcttctttccttttctcccctctcatctctctctcgcTCATTTACTGCCTCCGGctccccttctttttttttgcaccCTACGCATCGAAATTCTCTCTCATTTAGAATTTTAAGTTGAATTGGAACGGTCCGCAATTTCActtttttctcttcatattgcctttccttcttttctttctcACTCCCCTTCTCTCTATCTCCTTAATTCCTCTTCCTTTTTACACCCTTCTCATTGTATAATGCTCGCCCATATAATCTTCTCTCTCCTTGCCTCCTTTTGTGCCCCCTATTTATCGTAATGGTCTCCCATTACTGAATTAAAATGGCTAGCTTATAGACAATATAATACAAAATGCAATATCTCGCTATAGGCGTGGTTTCaattaagaaaacaacaacaacaagaaaaacatttagaaaataggcctactttaaaaaacaaaacaaagcttatattaagtctaattgtatcaattagtttggaacaGTCTGAAATTATATATGCAattgacctagacataataaagctgtgcgattagaattatttttaccaattgtttttgtttagcttaaattttagctttctcaatgcgctatatgatcctatcacttgggccagttgtaaaaaaaaaaggggggggggaggtatcttgtgaatttttacataatcgtttaccaaacaaaataattaatgaccaattgttaattaactgatcgttttttttaaattgattcttgtgttgtcaggtaaaagaaataattgtgcaaaatttcagcttaatccgagaatgaatgtaccgtgggagaaataacgtgtaataAACTTTGTaccatacagagtgagttgatagaaactttgtaccatacagagtgagttgatagaaactttgtaccaaacagagtgagttgatataaactttgtaccatacagagtgagttgatagaaactttgtaccatacagagtgagttgatataaactttgtaccatacagagtgagttgatataaactttgtaccatacagagtgagttgatataaactttgtaccatacagagtgagttgatataaactttgtaccatacagagtgagttgatataaactttgtaccatacagagtgagttgatataaactttgtaccatacagagtgagttgatagaagctttgtttaaacataacgaAACAAAACAGCTTCTAAAGGCAATAATCGCCAGATGATATCTGGAATGATGGAATTAAATTTCCCCCTTTCCCTTTGCTCATACAACATCCATCATGTGccacataatgataataatatatcAGAGTttaagaaatgtacataaaattgGGTTATGTAAGCTATAAGGCCTATTTAGTCTAGGTCAAAATTAGAAGCGTCCTCTTGTAAGAGCATACTATAAATGCTAGCTAGACATCTTGCAGGAGAGAGAGGTGCATATATATACAAAAGCCTACGTATACAGTACCTTGGTCCATATTTTGGCGGAAAATGGAAAGGTCCAAGTGAGCCAGTGATCCGAGGTGATCACCATAAACAAACTGGGGCTGCAGTACAGGAGTGAATTAATGTGCGCCTGCATTTTTTCcccttgaattttttttttaattggaaggtcatcattttttattttgtttttgtcgcTGAGGTTTGGGAAAAATCTAGTACATATAAGTTGTAAGTAACATGTACAACAAATCAACACTAGTGAATCCCTCCGGCTCTAGCCGGATTTTGTGggccgccttttttttttaacactgtcCACGCGATCTACAAATCTGAATATAGAAAAAGATCATGATTTATTATTCAaccgaatttaaaaaaaaaaaaaaaaaggcacctCTCAACTAGTAATCAGACATATAACCTTAACCTAAATAAAAAGTAGGCCATATTTTTGAAAAAGTGAttcaactttaaaataaatatagatatcgATCTAGCCCTATTTCAAATCCACAAGAGACATTGggaaattagatctaaatacaatgtgttctttaatattttaattagtatataattgaattatttttatagatctagacaacatGTGTAGTTTTTCTCCCCAAATAAatgatctataaatagaatcgTATCtcgaaggattaaaaaaaaaattagactaaAGGTCAAAGTTAACAACCCCCACCCCAAACAAAATTGCGATACAgaaaacaccaacaaatgaaCAATAGCACAGTAGGCTTCTATTATGTCTGATAAGTTATGTGTTTAATTGGATCTACTGAACTTCACAAATttcgaatctagatctacatatatatacTGATAGTCTATAGCCTTATAGACGCTAAGacagtagctagatctagagtagcAACGAGTATTATTAATGTGACTAAGAAAGTATTTAATTATAAGACTTACttagaatttatatatattatatattatttgttaatttattaataataataatttaattgtctAAGACTAATTCCTGTATACCACTAGAATTAGAATTAGAGATCACTAGCCACTACCAAGCCTATTTCAACTGAACTAGACTAGTAATGTGTAGTAGGTTAGGTAATTTCTGTAGGTTAATCACTAAATGATACTAAATGTGTCTGAAAACAGTACAATGATAATATgatcaaaataaaagtaatctcATAATCTAATCTGCtatctatattaactatataagTCTATATACTCTAGCCTAGGTGTGCCTAGAGAATAGGAGACCTAGATGACAGACTAGATCATAAAATCAAGGCTAGGAATTCAAAAACAAGTTACTGACACTGTGGCTGTGCATCACATTCACATCGAAtgctgtttgtttttataatgtccttttttcgttgTGTTTGTAGACTACCAGTAACTATAGAGACTATATACTACATAGGTcatagatctattattctagatctacttctacagGCCTAAACTAAAAGTAAAGTGACTGAAGACAGATCTAGTTTACAATGACTAGATTTAGTAAAgagatatataaatctagacttatatacattatctatatatatagctttATATTTAacctaataatataataataaaaagtgaCAGGGACTAATTAGTTTATTATTAGATTCTTGATCTAATTAATGAGTATATTTTGATCTTTGAAACAGGATGGCTAGTCATGGTAGACTTTCGTTAGTTTTACCCAATTTCGGGAAGTATTTAAGTTCAAACAATCCACTATTAAACTGCACTACTTCATACATGCGCACAGGACAATCGAGTGCTAGACCTTTATGCCTTTCTCATTGTGGTTTAAGTTCCCGCAATATATCAACAACCACAGATTATCCAGAATTTAAAGACTTGGAAGAAATCAAGACACACGATAACTTGTATAAATTTAGCATCAATAAACCAGAAGTATTTTGGTCAAGGCTTGCTAGGTCAAGATTAACATGGAGCAAAGACTTTACACATGTCATGAAAGGAGATTTTCTACAAGGAAAAATGGAATGGTTTACAGGAGGGACATTGAACGCATCAGGTAAGGTAGATAATTGGTGAaactttaaacattattttagtagTGGTCAATAATATAGTAACATCTAAAATCAGATTATCTGGCCACCTTTTATGATgcaaataataaatgtatttgttttttcttgccaGCAATGTTATTGTAATTAACTGATAAACCCAATGATCTATGTCGCTGACATGAAAAGAATGAGCGAATAAagttgcaaaggctagatctagttagaagGGGGATATTGAAAGCTTTAATATGGCCTACATCTAGTCTATATGGACCCTTTAGAAGAATAAATGGAGCATTTACACAAAAATGAAAGATActgcaatgttgttttttttactgtataaaagccctatatatatatgcttgtgGGTAAAGGAAAAGGTGGTTGCTGAAATTCTTTAGACAACAACAGTATGAATGTTAATGTCAAATAGTGTGTTTTTCATCTGATATATTAACTAATCCAAATAGTTGTCTTTGTTATAGATTTTTTTGAGAAGTAAATGTTGAGTGGTTTAATATGTGAATATCTTTCTactgttaaggaaaaaaaacaaaacaaaagcaaattatCAGActaatgtaaaaacattttttggccAAAATCATGCACTTTGTTTTTCTCTCCCCTTTACCAGAAGCACCCTTAGTAATATACTAAAAAACTAACTTGTCTAATTCTTCATTTTGTCTGATCTTTATACTGATGAACTTTCTGCATATGTCCTTGAAAAATAAAGGCTAAATCTAATGTCTTCCTAGTTTAAAAGCTGCTTTTTAATAATGAAGAGCTCTCATTTCCTTCATGAATATTTGAATCTCCTCAAATATCATGTACAAAAACTATGCTTATAAAAAACTGAACTCTTTGCTCGCCTCCCAAGTGAGATGACCACATCATgttctaaatattaaaaaaacattgttgCCCTGTTAATAACATAAGTaatgattttcttttgttttcagtcatttattaaaaactaaaatgtatcTTTTTGCTTTACTTTTCAACGTTTTTAGTGAACTGCATAGATCGACACTTGAAAACTCACGGAGACAAAGTAGCTTTAATTTGGGAAAGAGATGAACCAGGCACACATAGTGTCTATACCTACAGGTTTACAAAGATtccttttgtttatttctctctctttctctccccaaCTGCTTCTAATATATAAGATCTAATTAAAGGATTCAAGATGATgttaatgataatttaaaatgtagTCACAATGAAAAATCAACATAGATCACAGTCCATAGGTATGGGGAGCTGTCTATGTCACACAAGTCATGAGTGTAGCACGCAGAAAAATCAACATAGATCACAGTGAATAGGCATGGCAAGCTGCCTATGTCACACAAGTCATGAGTGTAGCTCACAGGTCTAAGCGGCTTGATTATACAGGTAATCCTTTGCTACATGACTTTGCTATGCAGGTTCCAACTCTGCAGCACAGCTTTCTGGTGTGAGTCGCCTTATCACACTACACCTCATCACATATTGCTTGCCCTACTCACGCCACCACTGACATCTCAACCTTTTTGTCATTCCAGTAACTGGGCCTCTATAAACTTTCCCTCATACTGGCCCTTGACTAATAAAATCTCCTTTGTATAGTAGTGTCTATTGAAGCTAGAAAGTATTATAATTTCCATTGACTGAACGCATGATCACAACTCATAGACATGTGTTTTCAAATTGAGTTAAGTTGAATGGATTCCCACACTTCACAACAATAGATAATACAAAATGTCTATTGAAGATATAATTAAGAATATTGTTTTCTAATTGATAAtgacaagaaataaatacataaaacaagtaaaataaaaaaaaaaattaaaaaaaaaaaaaaatctctttttctGAGAAAAATCAATGGTTTCACAAGACTTTTCTACCAGACTTATATTTCTACTTAATTGTTATTACATGAAATACAAATTATAGTGGTTTTTTTTATAACcctttctacaaataaataaatgtacatatttttacaaagcttgtattaacTCGCTCTGTTAAAAAggttgtacactttatttctgcgacacccaatctcagatcaagctgaaattttgaacaattatttcttttacctcacaacacaagaatcaataaaaaaaatttaaacaattagataattaattattggtaactaattatttggtattttgaacaagggaaagaaattgtacttgactttttttttttaaaatgattttaaaaaaccaattatggtaaaatccacccagatattcCTTTCTTCCCCCTCCTTCCCCCATCTTCCCAGGTTCAGacaagggataggatcataCCTTATTGAGTTagctaaaaacataaaatagcactaaacaaaaacaattggtaaaaatattattaatcaccAGATATATTTtggttggtctagatctagtacaaatttaattacatgactgatccaaactcattCAGTACACTTCATataaggtttgtttttttttaaaaaaggatttttcttgttttagtttcttttataaaatatttatgaaaatttatttttcagaaaGCTCTCGGAGATGGTGGGAAAAATCGGCAATCtacttcttaaaagtggtgttaAACCTGGAGACAGGGTGGCCATTTACCTTCCTAAATCTCCAACCGCTGTTGCCACAATGCTTGCCTGTGCAAGAATAGGAGCTATACACAGTGTTGTGTTTGCTGGATTTAGTGCTGATGCCCTGGCTGGAAGAATTAATGATGGTAGGTACACATGTCTAAGTAAAGAGTGAAGTTCCCCAttaagaccttgcaatctatggggcagatgatgttaaggtcatgttTCTATGGCTAATGAGCAgtctgtcatgtggccagcacaacaaccaacagcctttacttccccaactaaagtcaggtactcattagatttgggtggactcaagggtgccctaaaaatcccaaaattcaaaatgccagtcttcacagacatttgaacccaggaccccaggtttggaagactagggcttaaccactcagccaccatgcccccttACATGTCTAGGATGTTTTTTAACTATCTCCTAAGCTTTTTAGAGCATCACCATGCTTGAGAGTTGTTAAGGGGTCTCATTCTCAAACTGTGAAGGAAAACAGGGCATATCTTATGACTTCATTGTGCCCTAGAAATAACTaattagaatttaatttatCTAGTGAGTTTAGACTTGTTAATCtaatatatatgtttaaatGTAAGCtgtatgaatgtgtgtatgtcaCACATAGAAAGCAAAACTGTTTGACCGATCTTGAttaaacttggcataaatgttgcttagatgacataaaaaaaatatttaaagagctaaatttatctctattaaagaatgaaactttTAACAAATCGCGTAAACCTATTTTCACATTATATTGTATTTGTTATGAATATGTTGGCTAAGCAGGTAAaccattgtttacattttacttttattttcatggcagaaaaaacaaatttgaagagAACATtggccatgtttgacatagatctaaatccagtgCACttgatcagtaatacccaaactaaagCCTGTGGTCGcaggtcatatccggctagtaccaaatataagacttcagcCTAGTGTGAGGAGGGAGTAGTTTCTTATAATTCATATTACTAGTAAGCCTTGACAAATAGGTTTATGTGATTTCAATATTGGGCTTCAAGCTTGTGAGATTATTCTTGTCAGGTTTATTCAGGATTTCCATTCTTGGTTTTTTTTCTATGGCTTGGTTATATAGGAGGCCAAATAATTCACTAAAAACTGCAAAAAACAGGACAGACAGATGtttttcactttcacctatcaaTCAAGTGGTTGAACTCATAATATGGCTTGAAGGGGGACTATCCTTAAgttgttcatttaaaaaaatattttccctccaataaaaggaaaaagaaacttttgttGGCTAATAAACAAAGTTTTGCTCTCTCAACCAAGCTCAAGCCGAAACTGTTGTTACTGCCAATCAAGCTGTGCGAGGTGGTAAGCTGATAGAGTTGAAAAAGATGGTGGACTCTGCAGTCACCAGATGCCCTTGTGTGAAACGTGTGTTGGTGTACAACAGAACAGAAGCTAAAGTTCCAATGGGTAAACTGGATATTGATATGACAAAGGTTAGTTCCAATGGATTAACAGGATATTAAGTCAATACTAATTTTCAATGAATCATTTAGAATTTAGGTGACATAAGTTAGGTCAAATGTGTAAACTTGATATTGAATGTGTCAAAGGTAAGTTTGGATTGTAAAACTTCATATTTGCATTTtactaaaaatatttacatatttgaTTATAATTTAGTTATAATTTAgactggagaaaaaaaagatttatcatACATTTTTCAAACCCTTTGTTGCCTCAAGATCTGTTACAAGAATGAATCTATTAGATGGTTGGAGGGATAAGAATTTGTATTTTACTACGGACTAGAAGcctaaacaaacattttattaaaagaatgaaaaatgGGCAAAATCTGGAGAAAGTTAAATGGATTGATCTTTCTTTTGGTAACATCATTTTTCAATTGCCTCTGTCCCTAAAATGGGCAAACTATACTTGACCTGGGAACAACACACtctaaacacaatttaatttCTTGACTTAACTTCTTATTGTAAggaatattttcagaaaatgtttttaaaatatttacttggagatttatttttattgaaaaaaacttTGGCAGAAAAAGGGAGCcaagataaaaaagaaattataaatgATATAAAAACTGAATTAAGTTACTTGTTCATGTGCAAAACTTGTGAACTAACTTGAATTGTGACCCTTTActtattgttactttttttttaaaaatctcatcGTTATAAACCTAAAAtaagcatttcatttattaaatggaTGCCATCAATGTTATTTAGCTGGGTGGTAAAATGCTAAGAATCAATAGTTTTAGTCcaatccaaaacaaaaataaaaaaatcttagacttaaaatttatttatcttagGGTGCCTTTTAGCTAACCCACTtttggggaaaattaaaacagttatttattatgctggccacatgacagccttgtttattttaggccacagaatcagaacAGAAAAAATATCTGCCCCATGGACTTAAaatctaaatgaaaaacttATTAAATCTCTGTTATTCCTattcaaaataaacaaagacCTCTCACTATAATATTTGCACTTGATCTGCAGGCGACACTTGGTGAATCAACTGACTGTCCAGTAGTGCAAAGAGCAAGTGAGGACACTCTGTTTATGTTGTACACATCAGGGAGCACTGGTTCTCCTAAAGGCATCACACACTCCACTGCTGGCTACTTGCTTTACTCAAATGTCACTTTTAAGGTAAATTTACACAAATGTAATGCTCAGTCAGTGACTAAACTTGTTACACTAGTTTCACTCTGAAATATTCAAATCTTATTGAAGTTTCTTCAAAGTAGAAATGAGATGAGTGGactgaaaaatatagaagtgctgatcttagagaggaagtggagatggattggtcacacccttagaaaagataccagcaacagagctaggcaggccttagagtggaatccccagggaacaagacgcagaggaagaccaaaaagaacatggcgacgcagtgtacttgaagaagcagagaagaccgggaagagctgggaaaccataaacaaaaactagcaagagatcgtggagagtggcatgtttttgacgaggccctatgttccatgaggaactcaaaggagtgatgatgatgatgattgaaGCTTCTTCATTGTGAAACTTTTAAAGttaatgtaaaataacaaactactaCTTTCATTTGGTTGCATAATCTAAATATATGAAGCATtaaattaaatacttaaaaatttATCCAGATAAACACAAATACAtagacacacatagacacaaaaATGCAGGTATACATACATGGGCACAAATACATTGACACAAATATATAGGCACAAATACATGTctttttcaaagaaatagaattGGTTCTATGatgaaaaattacaaaattattttatttgtatgttttttacTATCTAAAAAATGTTAGTTTTGTGTTGCTAAGATGGCCTATGCAGTGCCAATGGTCATaaactttagttttgttttggaGTATTTTTACTAgtttcttcagaattgaagattattgtaTCATTGCCCAAACCTCATGCTGGACAATATGGGATGGAGGTGGTTAAGGTTCTAACTCATGTCTATTGTGATCATAGTCTGAAGCAGCCATCTCAGGTCATACATTTTTAGTTAAGGTTATCATTACAAGGCATGGCCCAAAATAGTGTCAATAGATCATAAATTATAGTTTTGTGCTGTTGGTGAATGGTctaaataatacataaataaataaaataaataaataagtaccggtatatatgtttgtatgtatgtacacatacattatacatacattcatttaaagttttaaattacaaaattgaCCCTGCATACAgtgttattctgataaaaataatgttatactTTGCAGCATGTGTTCGACTACAGAGATGGAGAGAAGTTTGGTTGTGTCGCTGACATTGGCTGGATCACTGGTCACTCCTATGTGTTATATGGTCCACTGTCTAATGGTGGTACCACTCTGCTCTTTGAGAGTACACCAGTTTACCCTAATGCTGGTACAGTTTTTCTGTCTCATTTTTCACTTGCATCATTATGAATTCATACTTTCTGCTTTAGCATCCTTGCTGTTACTTCCACTGAGTCCCACCTTTAGTGACCCTGTCCACCTTGCCTAGACGACCAGTTTATCCCCATATTTCACTCCATGTCTTTGATCTCGGTTTATTGAAAAGTTTGACTCAGACCTGAAAGTACATTAtcaacattacatttttttgtcatAGAGCTACACAACAAGCTCAGGTTTATTCCACATTAAACCAGAGCTAGGAATGTGATGTAACAGCAAAATTAAAGTTTGTggaattgtttgttgttttttttttggtcttttttctcaaagattttttttttagagtttttaGATTCCCTAAGTATTACATCCTAGCTAGAACCTCAACAGAGGATAGCTTTGGTCAGGGTTAGAATCTGGGATCATTATGGTGACATTCTGAAAGGCATACCACACTACCAGACAGTCATTACAATAATTAAAACACTAAACACTATTTGGTATTAGACTTACTCTAGTAACAAAGTTCTATTTCAGTGCACCATTTAGGTTCTTAAACACCAAAGTTATCTCTCCTTTTATACTAGTTATCTTATCTACATGTCACTTTGACATTTACTTTCCTGAGAAATCTTAAGCAGAGAACCTTTATCATGAGACTAAGAACCTTAACttacaattttaataataaacaacCAGATAAAGTTATTTAGCCTGTTTATTCATTTTATAGGgggcttaactctttctttttatCATTGTACTCCATGTTCAGAGCAATCTCTATTAATACCTTCAAATCTAACAATTTCTATAAATACCTTCGGATCTAATAATTTCTATAAATTCCTTCAGATGTCACAATTTCTATAAATGCCTTTAGATCTAACAATTTCTATAAAACACTTTTAGA
It encodes:
- the LOC106055383 gene encoding acetyl-coenzyme A synthetase 2-like, mitochondrial, with the protein product MMASHGRLSLVLPNFGKYLSSNNPLLNCTTSYMRTGQSSARPLCLSHCGLSSRNISTTTDYPEFKDLEEIKTHDNLYKFSINKPEVFWSRLARSRLTWSKDFTHVMKGDFLQGKMEWFTGGTLNASVNCIDRHLKTHGDKVALIWERDEPGTHSVYTYRKLSEMVGKIGNLLLKSGVKPGDRVAIYLPKSPTAVATMLACARIGAIHSVVFAGFSADALAGRINDAQAETVVTANQAVRGGKLIELKKMVDSAVTRCPCVKRVLVYNRTEAKVPMGKLDIDMTKATLGESTDCPVVQRASEDTLFMLYTSGSTGSPKGITHSTAGYLLYSNVTFKHVFDYRDGEKFGCVADIGWITGHSYVLYGPLSNGGTTLLFESTPVYPNAGRYWEMVERLKLDHIYLAPTSLRLLLKSGDEFVKKYDRSSLRKLGCVGEPLNHEAWEWYYNVVGERRCDIIDTWWQTETGGVCISPRPSELGAEIIPGMPMRAMPGIKLGLYDSEGKEVKGETGEGALCICQPWPGMARTIYNDHDRFLKTYLKPVPGVYYTGDGAHRHKGGYYQITGRMDDVLNVSGHRLGTAEIEDALDDHPDVAESAVVGFPHDIKGEGIYAYVVLKDGRTLTKKELEKQLKALIKSKIGGLALPEIILFTPSLPRTRSGKIMRRILRKVASNKFDELGDTTTLSEPEVVDFIVKKHKELTEEK